From a region of the Flavobacterium sediminilitoris genome:
- a CDS encoding toxin-antitoxin system YwqK family antitoxin: MKKQILIIILIIFSFKSNAQNHNEYYENGALKKSGELNKNGEPIGEWKAYYENGKLESIRNYENGLEVGETKVFYENGQLKGIGNYKAGKEDGEFTLNHEKGQLSYIKNYKNGNLNGEWKAYFENGQIEFSRNYVNNIRTGESKSYYENGQLKLSGSYYDGEPTGEFKSYTRHDTLSAINNYLNGKLHGETKNFYFLKGELHSVGYFENGHKIGEWKYYDTEGKVIDTKFY; this comes from the coding sequence ATGAAAAAACAAATTCTAATAATAATTTTAATAATTTTCTCTTTTAAATCCAATGCTCAAAATCATAATGAATATTATGAAAATGGTGCTTTGAAAAAAAGTGGAGAACTAAATAAAAATGGAGAGCCTATTGGTGAATGGAAAGCTTATTATGAAAATGGCAAATTAGAGTCTATAAGAAATTATGAAAATGGTCTAGAAGTCGGAGAAACTAAAGTCTTTTATGAAAATGGACAATTAAAAGGTATTGGTAATTATAAAGCAGGTAAAGAAGATGGTGAATTTACTTTAAATCACGAAAAAGGACAACTATCATACATTAAAAACTATAAAAATGGTAATCTAAATGGAGAGTGGAAAGCATATTTTGAAAATGGTCAAATAGAATTTTCTAGAAATTATGTAAATAATATAAGAACAGGTGAAAGTAAATCATATTATGAAAATGGACAATTAAAACTTTCAGGTTCATACTATGACGGTGAGCCAACAGGAGAATTTAAATCTTACACTAGACATGACACTTTATCTGCTATTAATAATTATTTAAACGGCAAACTACATGGTGAAACAAAAAACTTTTATTTTTTAAAAGGTGAATTACATTCAGTTGGTTATTTTGAAAATGGACACAAAATAGGAGAATGGAAATATTACGATACAGAAGGAAAAGTAATAGATACTAAGTTTTACTAA
- a CDS encoding DUF6896 domain-containing protein: MIKKWIHNLLKKEESNDINLDIFQEAIIDYRQEGKELMFKLGVKFGLNIEIKEEYEKLISRGNKSIPRRGELSKRWNYSFHGGECGFYNKKHQKQVEVVLTNPPEFGHIDTWFLLSYMQSVDKYKSEVAEIDWQKLKLIVEKLYLNGKIKKVIE, encoded by the coding sequence ATGATTAAAAAGTGGATTCATAATCTTCTCAAAAAAGAAGAAAGTAATGATATCAATCTTGATATTTTTCAAGAAGCCATAATTGATTATCGGCAAGAAGGAAAAGAACTAATGTTTAAGCTTGGAGTAAAGTTTGGTTTAAATATTGAAATTAAGGAGGAATACGAAAAATTAATTTCTAGAGGCAATAAAAGTATCCCAAGAAGAGGAGAACTTTCAAAAAGATGGAATTATAGCTTTCACGGAGGAGAATGTGGATTCTACAATAAAAAGCATCAAAAGCAAGTAGAAGTTGTTTTAACTAATCCACCTGAATTTGGACATATAGATACTTGGTTTCTTTTGTCTTATATGCAGTCAGTCGATAAGTACAAAAGTGAAGTTGCAGAAATAGATTGGCAGAAATTAAAGCTAATTGTGGAAAAATTATATTTAAATGGCAAAATCAAAAAAGTAATTGAATAA
- a CDS encoding DUF6000 family protein: MDEKTKRQIELHSAGATVRHKSSFEELEHYSNELKLEPDFIKKWCVPFYMFQINNTNEFIEKLEPIKADLNNEVVKNLLGDFNWRTRIVGAYFSTIMDLKEVEDIIGIHLLKSQVCYAGTGYCLTLASFNTKNGIEYLKKYLDYYLIQKHLHFDQRDAISALKWTDQLNGTNEMENYLDLYKDWVSDKYAQNLEDSFKGFESQMESLNKIKTAYNNI; encoded by the coding sequence ATGGACGAAAAAACAAAAAGACAAATCGAATTACATTCTGCTGGAGCAACAGTCAGACACAAAAGTTCATTTGAGGAATTGGAGCATTATTCAAACGAATTAAAACTCGAACCTGATTTTATTAAAAAATGGTGTGTTCCTTTCTATATGTTTCAGATAAATAATACGAATGAATTTATAGAGAAACTTGAGCCAATAAAAGCCGATTTAAACAATGAAGTTGTTAAGAATTTACTTGGCGATTTTAATTGGAGAACACGAATTGTTGGAGCGTATTTCTCGACAATAATGGATTTAAAAGAAGTTGAAGATATAATCGGAATTCATCTTTTAAAAAGTCAAGTTTGTTATGCTGGAACTGGATATTGTTTGACTTTAGCTTCTTTCAATACCAAAAACGGAATTGAATATTTAAAAAAATATCTTGACTATTATTTGATCCAAAAACATTTACATTTTGACCAAAGAGATGCTATATCCGCGCTAAAATGGACTGACCAACTTAACGGAACAAATGAAATGGAAAATTATTTGGATTTGTACAAAGATTGGGTTTCCGACAAATATGCTCAAAATTTAGAGGATTCATTTAAGGGATTTGAAAGTCAAATGGAGAGCTTAAATAAAATAAAGACTGCGTACAACAATATATAA
- a CDS encoding AAA family ATPase, producing MITKINLNKVASYKSQATLETDKPLNLIYGLNGTGKSTLSNYLLKPTDEKFDNCSIEGLDENHDILVYNQTFIQENFFESESLKGIFTLSKENKEAETKISDAQKEIEKLEKDLAKESEQLETVRVSINQKLEGAKNTIWKIKTDYSGGDRVLEFCLEGYKGSKDNLFNHILSIPKPNDKPEKSIDDLKNEIQAISGENAQKYTHVPKIDFSSLNIENEGIFNKQIVGNENSSVSELITKLGNSDWVKTGLKYLPEKPIEENENCPFCQEKTISNELIDEIKNYFDASYEADINTLKGFLENYQQSIQQLPDKSIYESNPKFESFQKDFDIKFNAFNQLIKSNLSKIQAKIKSPSLSKTLQQSTSELDELNNVIKNINASILQHNNNIDQKAKVRNNIKSSFWNLMRWEYNQTIDSYLTDKKASDNKLKSLQTSIKSHLKRIDFKPFIDISTENHIH from the coding sequence GTGATAACCAAAATAAACCTAAATAAAGTAGCCAGTTATAAAAGTCAAGCGACTTTAGAAACTGACAAGCCTCTAAATTTAATTTATGGTTTAAATGGTACAGGTAAGAGTACATTATCAAATTATCTTCTAAAACCAACTGATGAAAAGTTCGACAACTGTTCAATTGAGGGATTAGATGAAAATCACGACATACTTGTTTATAACCAAACTTTTATTCAAGAAAACTTTTTCGAATCGGAAAGTCTAAAGGGAATATTCACCCTTTCAAAAGAAAACAAAGAAGCCGAGACTAAAATTTCTGATGCTCAAAAAGAAATAGAAAAGCTTGAGAAAGATTTAGCTAAAGAAAGTGAACAACTTGAAACCGTAAGAGTATCAATAAATCAGAAACTTGAAGGAGCAAAGAACACAATTTGGAAAATCAAAACAGATTATAGTGGTGGAGACCGTGTGCTTGAATTTTGTTTGGAAGGATATAAAGGCTCAAAAGATAATTTATTCAATCACATATTGTCTATTCCAAAACCAAATGATAAACCAGAAAAAAGCATTGATGACTTAAAAAATGAAATTCAAGCTATTTCTGGAGAGAATGCTCAAAAGTACACTCACGTCCCTAAAATTGATTTTTCGTCATTAAATATAGAGAATGAGGGTATTTTCAATAAACAGATTGTAGGTAATGAAAACAGTAGTGTTTCTGAATTAATCACAAAACTTGGGAACTCTGATTGGGTTAAAACAGGACTTAAATATTTACCAGAAAAACCTATTGAAGAAAACGAAAATTGTCCGTTTTGTCAAGAAAAAACCATTTCGAATGAACTAATAGATGAAATCAAAAATTATTTTGATGCTTCTTACGAAGCTGACATCAATACGTTAAAAGGATTTCTTGAAAACTACCAACAATCTATTCAACAACTACCCGATAAATCTATATACGAAAGCAATCCAAAATTTGAGTCGTTTCAAAAGGACTTTGATATTAAATTTAATGCCTTTAATCAATTGATTAAATCTAATTTGTCAAAGATTCAGGCTAAAATAAAAAGTCCAAGTTTAAGCAAAACACTTCAACAATCAACATCTGAATTGGACGAACTTAATAATGTAATTAAGAATATTAATGCTTCAATTTTACAGCATAACAACAATATCGACCAAAAAGCTAAAGTAAGAAATAACATAAAATCTTCTTTTTGGAATCTAATGCGTTGGGAGTACAATCAAACAATTGATTCGTATCTGACAGACAAAAAAGCATCTGACAATAAATTAAAGTCTTTACAAACTTCAATCAAGAGCCACTTAAAGCGAATCGATTTCAAGCCTTTTATAGATATATCAACAGAGAATCACATTCATTAA
- a CDS encoding metal-dependent hydrolase gives MDSFTQIVLGIATAEIVAGKKLQNKTFWYGAILGTIPDLDIVVGKFMSNVDGVAIHRGISHSLLFFLFLTPLLGRLIVKIERGKIDFKSASWMVFWCLTTHVFLDLFTSWGTQILWPLHYRFALKTIFVIDPLYTIPLFISLIYVWKNKEHFIRKKYVYKGLLISSGYLLLTCIVKLVAVHQFEKALKQQNIVYQELIVKPTAFNTILWNANIATVEGYFLADYSFFDTQPISFTYYAKNNVLEEKVKLIEDFQKLKQISEGWYLITENNHNLYFNDLRFGLLKNNPEHPQFAFSYLFVSDNNGQFIAKEVPKEKRDGKALLKKIFTRLKGN, from the coding sequence ATGGATTCCTTTACACAAATTGTTTTAGGTATTGCAACAGCAGAAATAGTAGCAGGCAAAAAACTACAAAACAAAACATTCTGGTATGGAGCCATCTTAGGGACTATTCCCGATTTAGATATTGTAGTTGGTAAATTCATGAGCAACGTTGATGGTGTAGCTATTCACAGAGGAATAAGTCATTCCTTGCTCTTTTTTTTATTTTTAACACCACTCTTAGGCAGATTAATTGTAAAAATAGAAAGAGGAAAAATAGACTTTAAATCGGCTTCTTGGATGGTTTTTTGGTGCTTAACAACACATGTATTCTTAGACTTGTTTACTTCTTGGGGCACTCAAATTCTATGGCCATTGCACTATAGATTTGCTCTAAAAACAATATTCGTAATCGATCCATTATACACAATTCCGTTATTCATTTCATTAATTTATGTTTGGAAAAACAAAGAGCATTTCATTCGAAAAAAATATGTGTACAAAGGTCTACTCATCAGTTCTGGCTATTTACTACTAACGTGTATAGTAAAATTAGTAGCGGTACATCAGTTTGAAAAAGCATTGAAACAACAAAACATTGTGTACCAAGAACTCATTGTAAAGCCCACTGCTTTTAATACCATACTATGGAATGCTAATATTGCAACCGTTGAGGGGTATTTCTTAGCAGATTATTCCTTTTTTGATACACAACCTATATCTTTCACATATTACGCTAAAAACAATGTTTTAGAAGAAAAAGTAAAACTGATTGAAGACTTTCAGAAATTAAAACAAATAAGCGAAGGATGGTATTTAATTACAGAAAACAATCATAACCTTTATTTTAATGATTTACGCTTTGGTTTATTAAAGAACAATCCTGAACATCCTCAATTTGCTTTTAGTTACCTATTTGTATCAGATAATAACGGACAATTTATTGCAAAAGAAGTTCCTAAAGAAAAGCGAGATGGAAAGGCATTATTAAAAAAGATTTTCACACGCTTAAAAGGCAATTGA
- a CDS encoding tetratricopeptide repeat-containing sensor histidine kinase has protein sequence MFLNHSNINFKTIITFSFLLIVQLLYSQNNKIDSLKIELNNYKFNDTIRVNLLCDLAHVTLQTDIKLIKRYLEEAESISNTLKYDKGKARVFYLKGILENINSNYDSSLQFFNKALKYYESVDDKKGIADVYTAFGITNYDLSQYKQALENYKKATIIYKELDNKRAIATSLINSGNVYSELGSYNEAISNYKEALHLSKIINDEDGISYVQSNLGTVYKSQGNYFLAIDNFNKSLYYDEKTKDTLGIAHKLNDIGEVYSFLNKQNKALVYHKKSLDYSIKLGYKRLIAVNNINIGNIYLQKNEYEKAIQYFEKALRASEEINDLKQASIAYINIGKIHSIQNKPIIARKNYTIAKKISQEINNKRVLCTSILGIAQTYLYENENKEALLFAHEGKKMAKELDLLENQKEASKLLSEIYKNIGDYKNALLNQEQFKVLSDSILNKDNIEKITQLEYEYKYKKELDDAAEREIKLTKTVASTSKDLEKSQRNLLLGIITFLIVAMVLSSIIFFLKLRNSKAKTQNIITEQKLLRTQMTPHFIFNSLSVLQGMILNKEESKSVSYLSKFSKLLRITLENSRDKTVLLSQELEAVKNYLALQHIENDKITFQLNVDNTIETNKIKVPPMLIQPFVENAIEHAFNKQKENCIIEIKLTLVDSKLICVILDNGIGVDSSERNFNQNKKSLATKITKERLGYLSKDFKMEASIAIEDRSKYDAQGTQVTIEMPYTKTV, from the coding sequence ATGTTTTTAAACCATTCTAATATTAATTTTAAAACTATCATAACATTCAGTTTTTTACTGATTGTACAGCTTTTATACAGCCAAAATAATAAAATTGACAGTCTTAAAATTGAATTAAATAATTATAAGTTTAACGACACCATCCGAGTAAACTTACTATGCGATTTAGCACATGTGACGCTTCAAACAGATATAAAATTAATTAAGCGATATCTTGAAGAAGCCGAATCTATAAGTAATACTTTGAAGTATGATAAAGGTAAGGCAAGAGTATTTTATCTAAAAGGAATACTTGAAAATATAAACTCTAATTATGATTCAAGTTTGCAATTTTTTAATAAAGCTCTTAAATACTATGAGTCAGTAGATGATAAAAAAGGAATTGCAGATGTATATACTGCTTTTGGTATTACAAATTACGATTTATCTCAGTATAAACAAGCCTTAGAAAACTATAAAAAAGCTACTATTATTTATAAAGAGTTAGACAATAAAAGAGCTATTGCAACAAGTTTAATAAACTCTGGAAATGTATATTCTGAATTAGGCAGTTATAATGAAGCTATTTCAAACTATAAAGAGGCCTTACATTTGAGTAAAATTATAAATGATGAAGATGGTATTTCTTATGTACAAAGTAATTTAGGAACAGTATATAAAAGTCAGGGTAATTATTTTTTAGCAATAGATAATTTTAATAAAAGTTTATATTATGATGAAAAAACAAAAGACACTTTAGGAATTGCGCATAAACTAAATGATATTGGAGAGGTTTACAGTTTTTTAAACAAACAAAATAAGGCTTTAGTTTATCATAAAAAATCATTGGATTATTCAATAAAACTGGGATATAAAAGGCTTATTGCTGTTAATAATATTAATATTGGAAATATTTACCTACAAAAGAATGAGTATGAAAAAGCAATACAATATTTTGAAAAAGCACTTAGAGCAAGTGAAGAAATAAATGATTTGAAGCAGGCTTCAATAGCATATATCAATATTGGAAAAATTCATTCAATTCAAAATAAACCCATAATAGCTCGTAAAAATTATACTATAGCAAAAAAAATTAGCCAAGAAATAAATAACAAACGGGTACTTTGTACAAGTATTTTGGGAATTGCTCAAACCTATTTGTATGAGAATGAAAATAAAGAAGCTCTTTTATTTGCTCATGAGGGTAAAAAAATGGCAAAAGAATTAGACTTGTTGGAAAACCAAAAAGAGGCTTCAAAATTACTTTCAGAAATCTATAAAAATATAGGTGATTATAAAAATGCATTATTAAACCAAGAGCAATTTAAAGTTTTAAGCGATAGTATTTTGAATAAAGATAATATTGAAAAAATTACACAATTAGAATACGAATATAAATACAAAAAGGAACTGGATGATGCAGCAGAACGAGAAATAAAATTAACTAAAACAGTGGCATCAACTTCAAAAGACTTAGAAAAATCGCAACGCAATTTGTTACTTGGTATTATAACATTTTTAATTGTTGCAATGGTTTTGAGTAGTATAATATTCTTTTTAAAACTTAGAAATTCAAAAGCTAAAACACAAAATATCATTACCGAGCAGAAATTGTTGCGCACGCAAATGACACCACATTTTATTTTCAATTCACTTTCGGTTTTACAAGGCATGATTTTGAATAAGGAAGAATCAAAATCGGTAAGCTATTTGTCGAAGTTTTCAAAACTGTTGCGTATTACGTTAGAAAATTCAAGAGATAAAACAGTTTTACTTTCGCAAGAATTAGAAGCGGTTAAAAATTATTTAGCACTACAGCATATTGAAAACGATAAGATTACTTTTCAATTAAATGTAGATAATACAATTGAAACTAATAAAATAAAAGTGCCACCTATGTTGATTCAACCCTTTGTGGAGAACGCTATTGAACACGCTTTTAATAAACAGAAAGAGAATTGTATCATAGAAATTAAGCTTACTTTAGTCGATTCTAAACTAATTTGTGTAATTTTAGATAATGGAATAGGTGTCGATTCGAGTGAGAGAAATTTCAATCAAAACAAAAAATCGTTGGCAACAAAAATTACAAAGGAACGTTTAGGTTATTTGTCAAAAGATTTTAAAATGGAGGCTTCGATTGCTATTGAAGACAGAAGTAAATATGATGCACAAGGAACGCAAGTAACCATTGAAATGCCTTATACTAAAACCGTATAA
- a CDS encoding LytR/AlgR family response regulator transcription factor, whose product MRSIIVEDKEYIRKGLINLLAIIDADVEVIGECESVQEAVIVTKTCKPELVFLDINLADGTAFDFLDKIGTIDFKIIFITAYEEYALKALKIGAVDYLLKPVDVEELKIALQKVAKLSTADQKNQIAKAKQVFNNEGNHIILSFHDSYQVINLDELIYCESDKGYTTFYCSDGNKHLVSKTLKDFEDRLLEANFQRPHQSFMINMKFVDKYDKAGTIHLKNGTKIPVSSRKKETFLSSLFNWNKK is encoded by the coding sequence ATGAGATCAATAATTGTAGAAGACAAAGAATACATTAGAAAAGGATTAATTAATTTACTGGCTATTATTGATGCTGATGTTGAGGTAATAGGCGAGTGCGAATCGGTTCAGGAAGCTGTTATTGTTACGAAAACCTGTAAACCTGAATTGGTTTTTCTCGATATTAATTTAGCCGATGGAACTGCTTTTGATTTTTTAGATAAAATTGGAACTATCGATTTTAAAATCATTTTCATTACGGCTTACGAAGAATATGCTTTAAAAGCTTTAAAAATTGGTGCGGTAGACTATTTGCTAAAGCCTGTTGATGTTGAAGAACTTAAAATTGCGTTACAAAAAGTAGCAAAATTATCAACTGCCGATCAAAAGAATCAAATTGCCAAAGCCAAACAAGTTTTTAATAACGAAGGCAATCATATTATTTTATCTTTTCACGATAGTTATCAAGTAATTAATTTAGACGAACTCATCTATTGCGAATCTGATAAAGGGTACACCACTTTTTATTGTAGTGATGGGAACAAGCATTTGGTTTCAAAAACGCTTAAAGATTTTGAAGACCGTTTGTTAGAAGCTAACTTTCAACGTCCGCATCAATCGTTTATGATTAATATGAAGTTTGTAGATAAATACGACAAAGCAGGAACCATTCATTTAAAAAACGGAACAAAAATTCCTGTTTCCTCTCGAAAAAAAGAAACCTTTCTTTCTTCTTTATTCAACTGGAATAAGAAATAA
- a CDS encoding Lcl domain-containing protein codes for MKKIFKIKSLVAVASLLFVIGCSSDDDVNDQPNNPITVQDFSATVDENPTNGQSLGIVQASSNETLTYSISTSTPLNALSIDVNTGELTVADETLFDYEINTEITATITVENSMETENLAVTINLTNVNEIGDYNYGGVIFWVNATGDEGLVCAINDEGTAEWGCASTDITGANGTVIGTGEANTLAIIADCSTIGTAADLVSNSTLNTFNDWFLPSRDEIHELYMNRVVVNNTISLYGGTLLNDGLYWSSSQNNPSSTAWYRDFSTGQVSTDYKAAVYKVRAVRAWTEF; via the coding sequence ATGAAAAAGATTTTTAAAATAAAAAGTTTAGTAGCTGTAGCTTCCTTACTATTTGTAATAGGTTGTAGTAGTGATGATGATGTTAATGATCAACCAAACAATCCAATAACGGTTCAAGATTTTTCTGCAACAGTTGATGAAAATCCTACAAACGGACAATCATTAGGAATAGTTCAAGCAAGTAGTAATGAAACATTAACATATAGTATATCTACATCAACTCCTTTGAATGCATTAAGTATAGATGTCAATACGGGAGAATTAACTGTAGCCGACGAAACTTTGTTTGATTATGAAATAAACACAGAAATCACAGCAACAATTACTGTAGAAAATTCAATGGAAACAGAGAATTTAGCAGTTACTATTAATTTAACAAATGTGAATGAAATAGGTGACTATAACTATGGTGGTGTAATTTTTTGGGTAAATGCTACAGGAGATGAAGGCTTGGTGTGCGCAATTAATGATGAAGGAACAGCTGAATGGGGATGCGCAAGTACAGATATTACTGGAGCAAATGGAACTGTAATAGGTACAGGTGAAGCTAATACTTTGGCTATAATAGCTGATTGTTCAACTATAGGTACTGCTGCAGATTTAGTTTCTAACTCAACTTTGAACACTTTTAACGATTGGTTTTTACCAAGTAGAGATGAAATTCATGAACTATATATGAACAGAGTTGTAGTAAATAATACAATTTCATTGTATGGTGGAACGTTACTTAATGATGGACTTTATTGGTCTTCTTCTCAAAATAATCCTTCTTCAACTGCTTGGTATCGCGATTTTTCTACAGGTCAAGTTTCAACAGATTATAAAGCGGCTGTTTATAAAGTTAGAGCCGTAAGAGCTTGGACAGAATTTTAA
- a CDS encoding helix-turn-helix domain-containing protein: MNTLITSAMFKGKYLKNIPPDFQWQKTPLQTYPLSFLRNHFILPLPVIQTSYNFLFYIKEGSFVNRINNNLYHCGPGSLVFVSAGTINALQKTSDDLKGYFVLIEEKIMTVLFNQSELLNVFMIDPVLKLKEVESEWMYTICKLLFTELNSKLPNIQISSSLTQALLSKIIQLSEKQRTITRSQQIAINFKKLVHQHYIKEKKLSFYTDSLAVSANYLNRCVKMVFHKSCKEIIAEVSVLNSQILLLDKTKTIAEISFQLNFDDPSYFTRIFKNFTGMTPTEYRIKNMHDLS; the protein is encoded by the coding sequence TTGAATACTTTAATAACATCTGCAATGTTTAAAGGGAAATATTTAAAGAATATTCCTCCTGATTTTCAATGGCAGAAGACACCCTTACAAACATATCCTTTAAGTTTTCTTCGTAATCATTTTATACTTCCCTTACCTGTAATACAAACAAGCTATAATTTTTTATTCTACATAAAAGAAGGGAGTTTTGTTAATCGGATAAATAACAATCTATATCATTGTGGACCAGGCTCTCTTGTTTTTGTTTCAGCAGGTACTATTAATGCACTTCAAAAAACGTCTGATGATTTAAAAGGTTATTTTGTATTGATTGAAGAAAAGATAATGACTGTTTTATTTAATCAATCGGAACTTCTCAATGTTTTTATGATTGACCCGGTACTAAAGCTTAAAGAAGTAGAAAGCGAATGGATGTACACAATTTGTAAGTTACTTTTTACGGAACTAAACTCTAAATTACCCAATATTCAAATTAGTAGTAGTTTAACACAAGCTTTACTGAGCAAAATAATACAATTGTCTGAAAAACAAAGAACAATAACCCGTTCACAACAAATAGCCATCAATTTTAAGAAGTTAGTACATCAACATTATATTAAAGAAAAAAAACTATCTTTTTACACTGATTCTTTGGCTGTTTCTGCAAATTATTTGAATAGATGTGTTAAAATGGTTTTTCATAAAAGTTGTAAAGAAATAATTGCAGAAGTATCTGTTTTAAATAGTCAAATTTTACTTTTAGATAAAACTAAAACAATAGCAGAAATTAGTTTTCAACTTAATTTTGATGATCCATCTTATTTTACTAGAATCTTTAAAAATTTTACTGGGATGACTCCAACCGAATACAGGATAAAAAACATGCACGATTTATCCTAG